The following coding sequences lie in one Bacteroidota bacterium genomic window:
- a CDS encoding DUF5009 domain-containing protein, translating into MRERSVDVLRGLAIVGMVLSGTISRNSELPAWLFHAQIAPPDFTFNPGLPGLTWVDLVFPFFIFAMGVAIPYSLGGLIHKGAGFGAIVRKLVVRSMRLFVFAVLLGQLSPWHYPGVEGYYPWLAALLSFAGFFLAFGRLPFADRYQHLAEAAGYVLLITLIVVRHSVFGLAFSFNKNDIIMLVLANLAFFGGLIWLFTHTNPTARLAVMALVFVLRLTHGVEGSVNQWLWSLSPAKLISAWLPWLQELLSAFGDLNKTVFYNPEFLKYLLILIPGTLAGDILLSNKARPAVGSRAALVFVITVVFNTWALQARETGWFWAFNIILGLLLIRRRQLLPGLQGKDLHIALWSYAWLLIGTAFEAWEGGIKKDPSTYSYLFVTAALSGFSLLALRQAVERQRWKNGLSLLANTGMNPMIGYVVVSYAIAPLLQFVHILSWMDRWHLAHPWLGVLRGLVLTLMMMFATQWFTNKKLFWKT; encoded by the coding sequence ATGAGGGAACGCAGTGTGGATGTGTTGAGGGGGCTGGCCATTGTGGGCATGGTGCTTTCGGGTACCATCTCGCGCAACTCGGAATTGCCGGCATGGCTGTTTCATGCCCAGATAGCTCCTCCGGATTTTACCTTCAACCCGGGGCTTCCCGGCCTCACCTGGGTGGATCTGGTGTTCCCTTTTTTCATCTTTGCCATGGGAGTGGCAATCCCATATTCGCTCGGCGGACTCATACACAAGGGAGCCGGGTTTGGCGCAATAGTCCGCAAGCTGGTTGTACGTTCCATGCGACTTTTTGTCTTTGCCGTGCTGCTTGGTCAGCTTTCGCCCTGGCATTATCCTGGCGTGGAAGGCTATTATCCCTGGCTGGCAGCGCTACTTTCCTTTGCCGGGTTTTTTCTGGCGTTCGGCCGGCTGCCTTTCGCAGACCGGTATCAACATCTGGCCGAAGCTGCAGGCTACGTTTTGCTTATCACGCTTATAGTTGTCAGACACAGTGTGTTTGGACTTGCTTTTTCGTTCAATAAGAACGACATCATCATGCTGGTACTTGCAAATCTGGCTTTTTTTGGTGGCCTGATCTGGCTGTTCACCCACACCAATCCCACAGCAAGGCTGGCCGTGATGGCGCTGGTATTTGTGCTGAGGCTCACACATGGCGTGGAAGGTTCGGTAAACCAATGGCTGTGGAGCCTGAGCCCGGCGAAATTGATATCGGCCTGGTTGCCCTGGCTGCAGGAGCTTTTGAGTGCGTTTGGCGACCTCAATAAAACGGTTTTCTACAATCCCGAATTCCTGAAATACCTGCTCATTCTCATTCCCGGCACACTTGCAGGCGACATATTGCTGAGCAACAAAGCCCGGCCGGCTGTGGGCAGTCGCGCTGCCCTGGTTTTTGTCATAACGGTAGTGTTTAACACCTGGGCACTGCAGGCACGTGAAACCGGCTGGTTTTGGGCGTTCAACATCATTCTCGGACTGTTATTGATCAGGCGCAGGCAATTGTTGCCCGGACTTCAGGGCAAGGACCTCCACATTGCCCTTTGGAGCTATGCATGGCTGCTCATCGGCACCGCATTTGAGGCATGGGAGGGCGGAATTAAAAAAGACCCTTCCACTTACAGCTATTTGTTCGTCACTGCGGCGCTTTCGGGTTTCTCGCTGCTTGCACTCAGGCAGGCAGTTGAGCGCCAGAGGTGGAAAAACGGATTATCGCTTCTGGCCAACACGGGTATGAACCCTATGATTGGTTATGTGGTGGTGAGCTATGCCATTGCACCCCTGTTGCAGTTTGTGCACATTCTGTCCTGGATGGATCGCTGGCACCTGGCCCACCCCTGGCTGGGAGTGCTGCGCGGACTCGTACTGACCTTGATGATGATGTTTGCAACACAATGGTTTACAAATAAAAAATTGTTCTGGAAGACATGA
- a CDS encoding family 10 glycosylhydrolase — MKANLLQFFLILGLLSAMACKKSDPPKPDPDPDPVDTLMIKSFVFSGLNPAVAAAINQQTKTITGAVPRSANIRNLQVTVTFTEGATLTPPSGFSYDFSNPLEFSLRKGAEVVRYTATVTYQASNENQLLAVRFPDLFRTGQISGSNISLEVPYGTNLNEVLVEFDVSPFASVQPASGSMVNLSQPLTVTVTAEDGSTRPYTLNTTVLPQETAIRGFWIPDPTHTPFLTSLQNIQQGVAMAKELNFNALYVCAWAKTRTLYPSQTLANNSTYSNAREGMFTPTYSGLTDDPLADLITVAHAEGLKVILWYEYGFMARWGSAPNPQNDRILAVHPHWVGINNAGQPANYNNTDFYYNAYNPEVQQFILDLIMEAVNNYDIDGVQGDDRLPAMPRNAGYDEYTVNRYKAEHNGANPPNDPNAWSWVRWRANILNNFAGTLYQTVKAAKPHVLVASSPNPYPWAFENLMQEWPVWLSQNNVQAMMVQCYRYTLQGYRSTVDEMLSHFMANSDGNKQRLAPGLILYGSAGLTDPELIAEQIKYNRQVGIPGESFFYNTPLGDARIRKVIKAMYPAPAIFPNF; from the coding sequence ATGAAGGCTAACCTGCTGCAGTTTTTTCTGATCCTCGGATTGCTCAGTGCAATGGCTTGCAAGAAAAGCGACCCGCCCAAGCCCGATCCGGACCCCGATCCTGTGGATACGCTGATGATTAAAAGCTTTGTTTTCAGTGGTCTGAATCCAGCCGTTGCAGCTGCAATCAACCAGCAAACAAAAACTATCACCGGTGCTGTGCCGCGCAGCGCCAACATCAGAAACCTGCAGGTTACTGTGACCTTCACCGAGGGGGCTACCCTGACACCCCCTTCCGGTTTTTCCTACGATTTCAGCAATCCCCTCGAATTCTCGCTCCGAAAAGGTGCCGAAGTGGTGCGCTACACAGCTACGGTCACCTACCAGGCCAGCAACGAAAACCAGTTGCTTGCTGTGCGTTTCCCCGACCTGTTTCGCACCGGCCAGATCAGCGGAAGCAACATCAGCCTGGAAGTTCCATACGGTACCAACCTTAATGAAGTGCTCGTAGAGTTTGATGTGTCTCCATTTGCCAGCGTGCAGCCAGCCAGTGGCAGTATGGTCAACCTGAGCCAGCCCCTGACTGTAACTGTGACAGCCGAAGATGGTAGCACCCGACCATACACCCTGAATACCACAGTTTTGCCCCAGGAAACTGCCATTCGTGGCTTTTGGATTCCTGACCCCACGCACACGCCTTTTCTGACCAGTCTGCAAAACATTCAGCAAGGTGTGGCTATGGCTAAAGAGCTTAATTTCAATGCCTTGTATGTGTGTGCCTGGGCAAAAACACGTACCCTTTATCCCAGTCAGACCCTGGCGAACAATTCCACTTATTCCAATGCACGCGAGGGCATGTTCACACCCACTTACAGCGGCCTTACCGACGATCCGCTGGCCGACCTGATCACGGTGGCCCATGCCGAAGGACTGAAAGTCATTCTTTGGTACGAATACGGTTTCATGGCCCGCTGGGGTTCGGCGCCCAATCCGCAAAACGACCGCATCCTGGCGGTGCATCCGCATTGGGTGGGCATCAACAATGCCGGTCAACCTGCCAATTACAACAACACGGATTTTTACTATAACGCCTATAATCCTGAAGTACAGCAGTTTATTCTCGACCTCATCATGGAGGCCGTCAATAATTACGACATCGACGGTGTGCAGGGCGACGACCGTTTGCCAGCCATGCCCCGCAATGCCGGATATGACGAATACACCGTGAACCGTTACAAGGCCGAACACAATGGGGCCAACCCGCCCAACGACCCTAATGCATGGTCGTGGGTGCGCTGGCGGGCCAACATCCTCAACAACTTTGCCGGAACCCTGTATCAAACCGTAAAGGCTGCCAAACCCCATGTGCTGGTTGCTTCCTCTCCCAATCCCTACCCCTGGGCATTCGAAAACCTGATGCAGGAATGGCCGGTATGGCTCAGCCAAAACAACGTGCAGGCCATGATGGTGCAGTGTTATCGTTACACCCTGCAGGGCTACCGTTCCACGGTGGACGAGATGCTGAGTCATTTTATGGCCAACAGCGATGGCAACAAACAACGGCTGGCTCCGGGGCTGATTCTCTATGGCTCTGCCGGATTGACCGACCCTGAACTCATTGCGGAACAAATCAAGTACAACCGGCAGGTGGGTATTCCGGGTGAGTCGTTTTTCTACAACACACCCTTGGGAGATGCACGCATCCGTAAGGTTATCAAAGCCATGTATCCTGCTCCGGCCATCTTCCCCAATTTCTGA
- a CDS encoding DUF4623 domain-containing protein yields the protein MIKNRLVNWMAMLLIAFTTIVACKKDDPKPEPKEAKITSFAITNAGQAGNERVEGVIENLNILVEVPFETNLTALIPDIKVSDGAQVVPASGTPLDFTQARNFVVTNGEASSTYRVTVERAAPTSGVISAISFKSYSSGETYPSEINQGEKRITVTINVLQNLKAVISQISLQPAGATYTTSGQGDTLDLSSAKTITVSYAGTNTVYNVVANVIQAGFDPTKTTVLLDRSGKSGLVPSIINNENTRSLAFDGRYVYAASRKDGNHLYVWDMNAPTADPAEMPLTDVVSGGTWLLSDVRVVDGKIFLSNMVMNPEQVFKVYKWDGRDDPTTELVLSYTVPASNIRLGDAISVIGNPPQNGYIFASNFAWPNNASEFYVWSFNNGEVSGPSILPITPTVALRMGQYGRVSPVPGEADKLLVTGAEMGVAVMKFDGTFLYESSEPMIQSRSYDFRIWEYNGGLYLSYVVNREWEGSTAEDKGIYYDVINITEGTGIVQKLSSLNNNNIAQKRVFRHNFGAAAAVWVGATHQVGFGADGKPRAMSFGLNNGFIVHQFSN from the coding sequence ATGATCAAGAACCGATTAGTCAACTGGATGGCGATGCTGCTCATCGCTTTCACCACCATCGTCGCATGCAAAAAAGACGATCCCAAACCCGAACCCAAAGAAGCCAAGATCACCAGCTTTGCCATCACCAATGCCGGACAGGCAGGCAATGAGCGCGTGGAAGGCGTGATCGAAAACCTCAACATTCTTGTAGAAGTGCCTTTCGAGACCAACCTCACCGCCCTCATACCCGACATCAAAGTTTCGGATGGCGCACAGGTGGTTCCCGCTTCCGGAACGCCTCTCGACTTTACCCAGGCTCGTAACTTTGTGGTTACCAATGGCGAAGCTTCGAGCACTTACCGCGTCACCGTCGAGAGGGCAGCTCCAACTTCGGGCGTTATATCTGCAATCAGCTTCAAGTCGTACAGCTCGGGCGAGACGTATCCTTCTGAGATCAACCAGGGCGAGAAGCGCATCACTGTGACCATCAACGTACTGCAGAACCTCAAGGCGGTGATCAGCCAGATCAGCCTGCAACCTGCCGGAGCTACTTATACGACTTCGGGCCAGGGCGATACCCTTGACCTGAGCTCGGCCAAAACCATCACGGTATCCTATGCCGGCACCAACACCGTTTACAATGTGGTGGCCAATGTGATTCAGGCTGGTTTCGACCCCACCAAGACCACGGTGCTGCTCGACCGCAGCGGCAAATCGGGTCTGGTGCCTTCGATCATCAACAACGAAAACACCCGCAGCCTGGCATTCGACGGACGGTATGTGTATGCCGCCTCGCGCAAGGATGGCAACCATCTCTATGTGTGGGATATGAATGCGCCAACGGCTGACCCGGCCGAAATGCCCCTGACTGATGTGGTTTCGGGGGGCACCTGGCTGCTCTCGGATGTGCGAGTGGTGGATGGTAAGATCTTCCTCTCGAACATGGTGATGAACCCCGAGCAGGTGTTTAAAGTGTACAAGTGGGATGGACGCGACGACCCCACAACTGAGCTTGTGCTGAGCTATACCGTTCCCGCATCGAACATCCGTCTGGGCGATGCCATTTCGGTAATTGGCAACCCACCCCAGAACGGCTACATCTTCGCCAGCAACTTTGCCTGGCCCAACAATGCCAGTGAGTTTTATGTCTGGAGCTTTAACAATGGAGAGGTCAGTGGTCCTTCCATCCTGCCCATCACGCCCACCGTGGCTTTGCGCATGGGGCAGTATGGTCGCGTGAGCCCTGTACCCGGCGAAGCCGATAAGCTGCTTGTGACCGGAGCCGAAATGGGTGTGGCCGTAATGAAATTCGACGGCACCTTCCTCTACGAATCTTCCGAACCCATGATCCAGTCGCGTTCCTACGATTTCCGTATCTGGGAATACAATGGCGGCCTCTACCTCTCCTACGTAGTCAACCGCGAATGGGAGGGTTCCACCGCCGAAGACAAGGGTATCTATTACGACGTAATCAACATTACCGAAGGCACTGGCATTGTTCAGAAACTCAGCAGCCTGAACAACAACAACATAGCCCAGAAACGCGTGTTCCGTCACAACTTTGGGGCTGCAGCCGCTGTGTGGGTAGGAGCCACACACCAGGTAGGCTTCGGCGCCGATGGCAAACCCAGGGCCATGAGCTTCGGTCTGAACAATGGATTTATTGTACACCAGTTTTCGAATTAG
- a CDS encoding SusD/RagB family nutrient-binding outer membrane lipoprotein: MKNKILSFGLVALMLAACTKNFEELDRPKTTSTRIDPAPLFTRSLVTGSGLSVGIWQWMHQISGSVYAQHFANIQVGANFTSDNYEPRAWNEVWEWYYSRANFAPMHYNYHVMNLSREIENPIKENVARIWNVYLVQQITDMYGDMPYFKAFKEIKPPFDSQKDIYLDLLKELREAVANIEKYQSFGYPGYGPADVLYQGNLDNWKRFANTLYLRIALRASNTPEFASQILPGLQQIDPALTIASLQQAARIIPDPAGPTYHVKNPLAFVAGWDEVRLSKTMFDILNNLNDPRLFVFAAPNAAGQYVGLPNGQPHSLLSEQRDSHFKPDFCDIGPYFLQERTPHVLLSYAESCFLKAEAAQKGYLPGSAEAFYNEGIVASFNQFGIFGSDTINAYLNGPARFDPARALEQIYTQRWIALYPNGHEAWSLVRQTGVPQMRQPVYTFPGNEQMPRRKPFPDYERQNNADNYNAAVARMGGDSQYTRVWWDGGR; the protein is encoded by the coding sequence ATGAAAAACAAGATATTATCCTTTGGTTTGGTTGCGCTGATGTTGGCAGCCTGCACCAAAAACTTTGAAGAACTCGACCGGCCCAAGACCACCAGCACCCGCATCGACCCGGCGCCGCTTTTTACACGATCTCTGGTCACAGGTTCGGGCCTGAGCGTAGGCATCTGGCAATGGATGCACCAGATCAGCGGATCGGTTTATGCCCAGCACTTTGCCAACATTCAGGTAGGAGCCAACTTCACCTCCGACAACTATGAGCCCCGTGCCTGGAACGAAGTATGGGAATGGTATTACTCGCGTGCCAACTTTGCCCCTATGCACTACAACTATCACGTGATGAACCTCTCGCGCGAAATCGAAAATCCCATCAAAGAAAATGTGGCCCGCATCTGGAATGTGTATCTGGTGCAGCAAATCACCGATATGTACGGCGATATGCCTTATTTCAAGGCCTTTAAAGAAATTAAGCCGCCTTTCGACAGCCAGAAAGACATTTACCTCGACCTGCTGAAAGAGCTGCGCGAGGCTGTGGCCAACATCGAGAAATACCAAAGTTTTGGCTACCCGGGTTATGGGCCTGCCGATGTGCTTTATCAAGGCAATCTGGATAACTGGAAACGCTTTGCCAACACACTTTATTTGCGTATTGCACTGCGGGCATCCAACACACCGGAATTTGCATCGCAAATCCTTCCCGGACTGCAGCAGATTGACCCGGCCCTGACCATTGCCAGCCTGCAGCAGGCGGCCAGAATTATTCCCGACCCGGCCGGCCCCACCTACCATGTAAAAAACCCGCTGGCTTTTGTAGCCGGTTGGGATGAGGTGCGCCTGAGCAAGACCATGTTCGACATTCTCAACAACCTGAACGATCCCAGGCTGTTTGTGTTTGCCGCGCCAAATGCTGCCGGTCAGTATGTGGGTTTGCCCAACGGCCAGCCCCACTCGCTGCTAAGCGAACAGCGCGACAGCCATTTCAAACCCGATTTCTGCGACATCGGCCCTTACTTCCTGCAGGAGCGCACCCCGCATGTGCTGCTCAGCTATGCCGAAAGCTGTTTCCTCAAGGCCGAAGCTGCGCAGAAAGGCTACCTGCCCGGCAGCGCCGAAGCTTTTTACAACGAAGGCATCGTTGCTTCGTTTAATCAGTTTGGCATCTTTGGCAGCGATACCATCAATGCCTATCTGAATGGACCGGCCAGGTTTGATCCGGCCAGGGCTTTGGAGCAGATTTACACCCAGCGCTGGATAGCCCTGTACCCCAACGGCCATGAGGCCTGGAGCCTGGTGCGCCAGACGGGCGTGCCCCAGATGCGCCAGCCGGTGTACACCTTCCCCGGCAACGAACAGATGCCCAGGCGCAAACCCTTTCCCGACTACGAACGCCAGAACAATGCCGACAACTACAATGCCGCAGTGGCCCGTATGGGAGGCGACAGCCAATACACCCGCGTTTGGTGGGATGGCGGCAGGTAA
- a CDS encoding SusC/RagA family TonB-linked outer membrane protein, translating into MKEYLKNIVLVVLMLFGAGLYAQRPLSGVVRDTEGQTLPGANIVVTGTLVGTTTDFDGKFTLELPAGREEIEVSYVGYTPRRINVQGRSQVEVVLSVAAQQLQEMVVTALGIKRESKALGYSVQQVDAANLQTTNRISPLTGLAGQVAGLQISESGSGAGGSQKILIRGANSLTGSNDPLFVIDGVPVDNSGGSSGGLFGGFDYGSAINNINFDDIESISVLKGGAASALYGARGQNGVIIITTKSGSRKEGLGVSYQTLFSTQHPLIKPDFQTLYAQGSGGNFGQLNPRSWGPKMSGQTVTNFLDENQTLNPVEKHPYDEFFRYDFNMDHSLSIDKRGETNAIFFSASWNRNNGLIPTNRFDKKSFNLRYESRLSEFLTFDARANYINQSARNRPNLAGSPDNPIYLFNLKPVSVGLDQLDPYRTVAGYPVVWTSRYRRNDDGSLSLNQDPVFASSPLLNNPYWAVYRNTNADRRDRMMGFASLNLDLKKLLDLGFDLRLSTKAGLDFYNDERQRITADKTYYKSEGKATGSFQRLQVMEGNYDFLLSGSKQMDKFFLSISGGGNIMQRSFRGLSASSESGLINEYGPYVIQNFVNPVVSNGLTDIRIHSLYAMLSTDYRRMVFLDLTFRNDWTSVLSPKYWSYQYPSVSLSWLLNETFALPETIDLFKLRASWAGVGSGGNIAGQRYFQYGTTPNQFNGLPYGFFNADRPEPNLRSEYTVSKEAGVQLAMWKNRLSADLAVYQTGTRNQIFNNPLPPSSGFNSGFINSGFVNNTGIELAANYKIIYKPLMRWGAGFNFTRQWSKVQELSDQIDLITQGGVAGMRVVARLGEPAGVMLGTAFERDAQGRIVLDSENLPRLKTAPSGAILDDNVIGNATPKYLMGLNSQFEYKRWFASLQFDSKLGHQLFSVTNMVGAEYGTLGFTTEGRDEWYRAVKLAQDAGDPNIRPEDFNLGFRVTGVKNGVEGTFAVDPQKYWDRVSRIHEAFVYDASYIRFRSVNLGYNFGSQQLKNTPFSELAISAFANNIAYLMRKTKNISPESTFGTGNNPGYEIYAYPEMRNMGLSLKLSF; encoded by the coding sequence ATGAAAGAATATTTGAAAAACATCGTCCTGGTGGTCCTGATGCTGTTTGGTGCCGGGCTTTATGCGCAGCGGCCACTGAGCGGGGTGGTGCGCGACACCGAGGGCCAGACCTTGCCAGGTGCCAATATTGTGGTAACCGGAACCCTGGTGGGCACAACCACCGATTTTGACGGCAAGTTTACCCTCGAATTGCCGGCCGGCCGCGAAGAGATCGAAGTGAGTTATGTGGGTTATACCCCCCGGCGCATCAATGTGCAGGGCAGAAGCCAGGTTGAGGTTGTGCTGTCGGTAGCTGCGCAACAGCTTCAGGAGATGGTGGTGACCGCCTTGGGCATCAAACGCGAATCGAAAGCCCTGGGGTATTCGGTGCAACAGGTGGATGCTGCCAACCTGCAGACAACCAACCGCATCTCGCCCCTGACCGGGCTTGCAGGCCAGGTGGCCGGATTGCAGATCAGCGAATCGGGCAGCGGAGCAGGGGGGTCGCAGAAGATCCTGATCCGTGGGGCCAACTCGCTGACAGGCAGCAACGACCCTTTGTTTGTGATTGATGGTGTGCCGGTGGATAACTCAGGCGGCAGTTCGGGCGGCCTCTTTGGCGGTTTCGACTATGGCAGTGCCATCAACAATATCAACTTCGATGATATCGAGAGCATCTCGGTGCTCAAAGGTGGTGCCGCCTCGGCACTCTATGGTGCACGTGGCCAGAATGGGGTCATCATCATCACCACCAAAAGCGGCTCGCGCAAAGAAGGCCTCGGGGTGAGCTATCAAACCCTGTTCAGCACCCAGCATCCCCTTATCAAACCTGATTTTCAGACATTGTATGCCCAGGGTTCGGGAGGCAATTTCGGCCAGCTCAACCCGCGCAGCTGGGGACCGAAGATGAGCGGCCAGACCGTGACCAATTTTCTGGACGAAAATCAGACCCTCAATCCGGTGGAAAAGCATCCTTATGATGAGTTTTTCCGATACGACTTCAACATGGATCATTCGCTGAGCATCGACAAAAGAGGCGAAACCAACGCCATATTTTTCTCGGCCTCGTGGAACCGCAACAATGGCCTGATCCCCACCAACCGCTTCGACAAAAAGTCGTTCAACCTCAGGTACGAGTCCAGGCTTTCGGAATTTCTGACCTTCGATGCACGTGCCAACTACATCAACCAGTCGGCCCGCAATCGTCCTAATCTGGCCGGCTCGCCCGACAACCCTATCTATCTGTTCAACCTCAAGCCGGTTTCGGTGGGTCTGGACCAACTCGACCCCTATCGCACTGTGGCCGGATATCCCGTGGTCTGGACCAGCCGCTACCGCCGCAACGACGACGGCAGCCTGAGCCTGAACCAGGACCCGGTGTTTGCTTCTTCTCCCTTGCTCAACAACCCCTACTGGGCGGTGTACCGCAACACCAATGCCGACCGTCGCGACCGCATGATGGGCTTTGCCAGCCTGAACCTCGACCTGAAAAAACTCCTCGACCTGGGCTTCGACCTCAGGCTGAGCACCAAAGCCGGCCTCGACTTCTATAACGACGAACGCCAGCGCATCACTGCCGACAAGACCTATTACAAATCGGAAGGCAAAGCCACAGGCAGCTTCCAGCGACTGCAGGTGATGGAAGGCAACTACGACTTCCTGCTGAGCGGAAGCAAGCAGATGGATAAATTTTTCCTGAGCATCTCGGGAGGCGGCAACATCATGCAGCGCAGCTTCCGCGGCCTCTCTGCCTCGTCGGAAAGCGGACTGATCAACGAATACGGCCCCTATGTGATTCAAAACTTTGTGAACCCCGTGGTGTCGAATGGCCTGACGGATATCCGCATCCACTCGCTGTATGCCATGCTGAGCACCGACTACCGCCGTATGGTCTTCCTCGATCTGACCTTCCGCAACGACTGGACCTCGGTGCTTTCTCCAAAATACTGGTCGTATCAGTACCCATCGGTTAGCCTGAGCTGGTTGCTCAATGAAACCTTTGCCCTGCCCGAAACCATCGACCTGTTTAAGCTTCGCGCTTCCTGGGCCGGAGTAGGTTCGGGCGGCAACATTGCCGGCCAGCGCTACTTTCAATACGGCACCACACCTAACCAGTTCAACGGTCTGCCTTATGGTTTCTTCAATGCCGACAGGCCCGAACCCAACCTGCGCAGCGAATACACTGTGAGCAAAGAGGCCGGGGTGCAACTGGCCATGTGGAAAAACCGCCTGAGTGCCGACCTGGCTGTTTATCAAACAGGTACGCGCAACCAGATCTTCAACAACCCCTTGCCACCCTCCTCGGGCTTCAACTCTGGTTTCATCAACTCAGGCTTTGTCAACAATACCGGTATTGAGCTGGCTGCCAACTACAAAATTATTTACAAGCCGCTTATGCGCTGGGGGGCAGGTTTCAACTTCACCCGCCAGTGGAGCAAGGTGCAGGAACTCAGCGACCAGATTGATCTGATCACGCAGGGCGGTGTGGCCGGCATGCGTGTGGTGGCCCGATTAGGTGAGCCGGCCGGCGTGATGCTGGGAACTGCTTTTGAGCGCGACGCGCAAGGACGCATTGTGCTCGATTCGGAAAACCTGCCAAGGCTTAAAACAGCTCCCTCGGGCGCCATTCTCGACGACAATGTGATCGGCAATGCCACCCCCAAATACCTGATGGGCCTCAACAGCCAGTTCGAATACAAACGCTGGTTTGCCAGCCTGCAATTCGACAGCAAGCTCGGTCACCAGCTGTTCTCGGTGACCAATATGGTCGGCGCAGAATACGGCACACTCGGATTCACCACCGAAGGTCGCGACGAGTGGTACCGGGCAGTTAAACTGGCCCAGGATGCCGGCGACCCGAACATCCGTCCCGAAGACTTCAACCTGGGCTTCCGTGTGACAGGAGTGAAAAACGGTGTGGAAGGCACCTTTGCCGTTGACCCTCAGAAATATTGGGACCGCGTGTCGCGCATTCACGAAGCTTTTGTGTATGATGCCTCATATATCCGCTTCCGCTCGGTGAACCTTGGCTACAACTTTGGTAGCCAGCAGCTTAAAAACACCCCCTTCAGCGAGCTCGCGATATCGGCTTTTGCCAACAATATCGCTTATCTGATGCGCAAAACCAAGAACATCTCCCCCGAGTCCACCTTTGGCACCGGCAACAATCCGGGATATGAAATCTACGCATACCCCGAGATGCGAAACATGGGACTTAGCCTCAAACTGTCATTTTAA